The stretch of DNA CTACTGATATTGGAATTGGCGGTTCACAGCGTGATGATATTATTTGTTGTACTTGTTCTTCTGAAAATAAATCCGCTTTCTTAATTCCAACTATTTTCTTCGTTTTATCTTGTACACCAACAACTATATATCCTCTCCCCCCGTTTGAGTTAGCTATAGCACATATATCTTTTGCTAATTCTTTTTTACCACTCTCACAGTTTAAAGATAATTTTAGTTTAAAATCTAACTTTGTTCCTTCTTCTTTGCTTATAATGGATATTATTTTCTTTTTATCCATCCTTACCACCTCTTACACCCCTATAATATTATAATATGTTTATTTATTTTATTAGTGATTCATTGACCCTACAATAAAATAAGTAGTAATCTATATCTTTCTTTAAGATTATAAATTACTACTATTTTATAATTATAAACTATCTCTAACTATTTCTGTTCCATCTATAGTTAATTGTACATGAATTTCTAAATCTGTTATTTTCATAGGATCTTCTATTTTTTCTTTAGGGTAATTTATTTCTAGCAACCTTTCTATGTAAAATACATCTAAATCCTTCTTTTGATATTTTTTAAATATATAATCTAAGTGTCTTTTTATTTCTTCTTCCTTCTTTGCTTTTATGTAATTTAATAATTCATTATCTACCCTTAGTTTTCCTTGCGCTTCTCCTAATGATACTTTCATTTCAATATTTTTTACTAAATTTATCTTATTACCATCATACTTTAAGTCGCTTCTAGTTTTGCTTTGTAATATTTCTAGAGTTATAAAATCTTCTGGTGATTGAGGATTTGACATTTCTAACGTTCCACCTCTTACATTATCAGTTAAAAGATTATAACTTAAAGCATCTTTTAATTCTATTCTTTCTACTAAAACATCATCTTTAAAGACACATCCTCCTGATATTTCTATTTTTTTGTCTAATGCATCTTCTTTTATTTCAATAGCTCCAGTTACATTAGTGTTATTTGCCATTAATGATGTACTTAAATAATCATTTATATTTATTTGCATTGCTCTAGGATTTTTTCTATTTTTACTTACTAAATCCTCTAGATATAGCCCTAAATATTCTTCATCGCTAGATGTTACCTTTAACAAATCCTCAACATCACCAAAATAAACAAATACACTTGGTTTTATTTGAAACTCTTGATTATTATTTATTAAATCAAGATAATTTCTAATTCCACTTCTTGCTGCTTTTTCTGTAAATATATATGCTCTATTTTGACTATAATTTAATTCAAAGCTTGATGCTAAATTAATATCTTTTAAAGCTTCTAAAGCTGTTTTTCCTATACCTTTATAAATTATACGTCTTCCTTTATCTGAGCTTTCATTTGTACTTCTATAAGGCTTTATACAGTCTAAATATACTACTGCATTTCCAAAATCATCTGTATCAAAAATAATACTTGTTGAAAATGTAACCTTATTTATATCTTGATAACTAAAACAACCTCCAAGAAGTAATGGAATTAAAAGTATTATAATACATTTACTTATTTTCTTTACTTTCATCCGCCTTACCTCTCTTTATTATATTTTGAGATATTCTACTTAACTCTCCTCTTAATACAACATCTTTAAATTTATACTCATTTACACTTCCTATTGGGAATAAAAATGGATATCCTACTGTTTCTAATTCTGATAATTGCATTAATAATAACAATGCTCCACATAAGAATCCTGGAATACCAAATAAAGCTGAAAATACAACTAAAATTATTGCCCAAAAAGATACTGCTCCATATAACTTAGGTATTAAGAAGTAACTAAGAGTACTTAAAGCCACTACTATTATAGTAATTCTTGATGCTATACCTGCACCTACTACTGCATCACCTAATATAAGCGCTGAAACTATACTCATGGCTCCACCTATAGGCTGTGGCAACCTAAGTCCAGCTTCTTTTATAAATTGAAAGGCTAGCATCATAAGTATAACTTCTACAAAGGTTGGAAATGGTACTCCTGCCCTAGATACTGCAAGCCTAAACATAAATAATGATGGTATCATTGAAAAATGATAAGTTATTAATGCTACATATAACCCTGGTAATAATGCTGCTACAAAAAACGCCATCCATCTTAATATACGATTAAAATTTGTATAATACCTATTTACATAATAGTCATCTGGCATTTGAAAATTTTCTAAAAAGAAATATGGAACTGTAAGTACAAATGGTGTACCGTCAACTATTACTGCAACTCTACCTTCTAAAAGTTTTGCTGCTACTTCATCTGGTTTTTCTGTATAACCTACTGTATCAAAAAAGCTTTTTTGCCTCTTTAATGCATCTTCGATATAGTTAGTATCTAATATAAATCTTATATCTAGATTTTTCACTTTTTCTTTTATTTCATTTATTAGTTCCTTTGGAGCTACACCATCTATATAGCTTACAGCCACTGCTGTTTGTGATTTTTCGCCAACTATAATAGCTTCAAATTTTAAATTAGGATTTTTTATTCTTCTTCTAATAAGAGCTACGTTATTTACTATTAATTCATTAAAGCCTTCTCTTGGTCCCTTTAATACTGATTCAGTTTCAGGGGTTCCTACTCCTCTTACTGGAAATCCTTTTGCTTCTACATAGATAATTTCATCAAATTCATCAAATATAACTATAGGGTCTCCTGATAGCACATGTGTAATTGCATCATCTTTGTCTTTAGCTATACCTGCTGCATTTATATTTAATACATTATCTATGACTTGTTGTAATGTTGTAATCTTCCCATTACTAGGTTTAATTTCTCCAAAGCCTCTAAGTGGAAAAACTACGTTGTCACTTATTAATTCTGAATTGCATAAGTCATCTATAAATACTATGGTTGCTTTGCCTAATACAGTTTGAATACTTCTGTACTTGACATCAAAAGAGTTTTTAAGTTTCTCTTTAACATAATCTAAATTATTCATAATCATCACCTAAACATATTATCTCTAACTTTTAGGTTTAATATTCACATCTTTTGCTAATACTACCTTTAAAGGAATTAATAATTATAATCAGAGGTGGGAGAATGAATAAACTTTCTAGTAAACATTTTGTATTATTTATAATTGGAGTTACCTTTATTTCTATAAAGACTTATCCATCATTATTTATAAATATAGGAGGTAGAGATGCTTGGCTATGTGCATTAATAGCTTCTTTAGTATTTATGGCTTATGTTTATTACATAACAGGAATTTGCAAAAGCACTAATACATTTGATATTAATTTGATTTTTACCTCATCTGTATCTAAGTTTTTAGGTAATATACTATTATTTATTTTTGCTATAAATTTATTTTTATCAGCTTTAGAGTCTGCTTCTGTAGAAGCCAATGCTCTTCATTCAACATTTTTTATAGAAACTCCTGTATGGTATGCACTAATATTCTTTTTGTTGCCATCTATATTTTTGCTTAATAAAAATATAAGAACTATTATTATATTTACTTTAGTAAGTGTTGGATTTTTAGTTGTAAATTCTATTACATTTATACTACTAACTCAAGGTTATAAAAATATGGATTATGTTTTACCTGTACTTGGAAATGGCTTAAATAAAGATTTCTTTATAACTATAGCTCTGATGCTAGGTTCTTTGAGTTCTTTTGCTGTAGCAATTCCATTTATGAATTACATGATTAAAAGAGAACATGTTAAAACTCATAGCTTCTATGCTAGTTCTATTACTTCTATTATTATAGTAGTTTCAATATTAGGAATTATAACCTGCTTTGGTCCCCTTAGATCAGGTAATATATTTTATCCTGAATTTGTTTTAGGTCAAAGAATTCAAATAGGTGGTTTTTTAGAATTTGGAGAATTATTTTTCCTATTTCAAACTGTTGTAGGATTTTTTCTTAAATATCTTTTAGCTACTTATGGAATACTTCTAATATATAGCAAATTTTTCTCTAACAAAAAATTATTTATAATAATTTATACCTTTTTAATGTTTGTATTTGCAAGCTTTATAGGTAGAAGTAACTTTATATTATTTGAACTTTTAAACTACTATCAAGTAATAAACTTAATAGGATTTTTTGTAATTCCACTTATAGTATTTACTATTTATTACCTACGCTTTAAAAGTAAATGTAAAATTAAAAGCAGTAAATAAATTTAATATTTTGAATAATAATAATTTTACTCCAAATATTAAGTAAAGGATTGCATTTTTCTATAAATATGTTATAATTAATTTGATTTTAAATAATAGGCACGAGTCTAAGATAATTTCACCTTTACCCTTGAAATTCAAAAGGTTCTAAGGTCTCAAAGTTATCAAGATTGTACCCTATGAATTTTAAGGAGGATTTTAAAATGGAAGATAAGAAAATAATTTGTAAAGATTGCGGTAAGGAATTCGTATTCACAGTTGGAGAACAAGAATTCTACAAAGAAAAAGGATTCGATAACGAACCAGTAAGATGCATCGATTGCAGAAGAGCTAGAAAAGCACAAAACAACAGAAGATAGTTTCTGTTTTAAAGGTTAATCATTAATTTGATTAACCTTTTTTCTTTTTTGAATAATTTATACATAAATGAGAATACTAATTATAGCTAACTTACAAATGATAATTTTACTTACAGGAGGTTAATATGAACTTCTCAAAATGGTTACTAACAGTAATAGTATTAACTCTTTTAATGGGTTTATTATTTACATTTACTACTACAGCACTAAACATAATAATATTACTTTCCTTTCTATTTGTATTAATTGATATTTTTGTAGATAGCAATAGTTTTCATAAAGGTAAAATTAAACATAATCTATAACATTTTAAGGTATGAGAATCTAGATTATAGCTAATCTCATACCTTATTTTATATGTGTCTTTTTAGTTGACATAAAAATTTGGAAATTCTATAATTAAATTATTACGTAAAGTGCAGCGTGAAAGGAGTACTTTTATATGGAAAATAATACATCTGAAAAGAAAAAGGTTATCTTTAGTGGTATACAACCATCTGGAGATTTAACTTTAGGAAATTACTTAGGAGCTATTAAAAATTGGGTTTCTCTTCAAGATGAATTTGATTGCTATTTTTGTGTAGTTGATTTACATGCAATTACTGTTAAACAAGAACCTAAGGATTTAAGAAGAAGAACTTTAGAACTTCTTGCAATATATATTGCTTCAGGAATTGTTCCTGAAAAGAACACTTTATTTATACAATCTCATGTACCAGCTCATAGTGAATGTTCTTGGCTTTTAACTTGTAACACTTATATGGGTGAACTTGGTAGAATGACACAATATAAAGATAAATCTAAAAAATACGGTGACTCTATTGGAGCTGGACTATTTAACTATCCAGTTTTAATGGCAGCTGACATACTTTTATATAACACAGACTTAGTACCTGTAGGTCAAGATCAAAAACAACATTTAGAGCTTGCTCGTGATATTGCTAGTAGATTTAATAATACTTATAGTCCTACATTTAAAATCCCTGAGCCTTATATTCCAAAGCTAGGGGCTAAGGTTATGAGTCTTCAAGATCCTTCTAAGAAAATGTCTAAATCTGATGAGAATCCAAATTCATATATTTTAATTATGGATCCTCCTGAGGTTATTAGAAAGAAGGTTTCTAGAGCTGTTACTGATAGTATAGGAATCGTTAACTATTGTGATGAACAACCAGGCGTTAAAAATCTTATTAATATTTTATGTGCTACTAAAGGTTCTACTCCTGAAGAGCTTGTTGAATATTATAAAGGAAAAGGCTACGCTGATTTAAAGAATGATGTTGCTGAAGCTATAATTGCTGAGCTAGAACCTGTTCAAAATAAAGTAAAAGATATTCTTACAGACAAGAAATACTTAGAAGAAATCTATAAATTAGGAGCTGAAAAAGCTTCTTATAACGCAAATAAGATTCTTAGAAAGATGCAAAAAAAGATAGGATTTATTCCTAGATAATATTATTATTTTAAGAGGCTAAATTAAAAGTTTAGCTTCTTTATTTTTTATCCTAAAGTACCTCTCCCCTATTCTTAATGAATCAAATGGAATCATTGACATTTTATGTAAAAAGGAGTATCTTTAAATTAGTTCCAATCATTTATTCTTAATTACAATTACTACTTGTTTTACTTATAAAAAATAGATAATATTTTAAAATATTTAGTATGGGGGATTATTATGTTAAAAAAATATGGACATGGCTTTAAATTTTTACTTGCAACTTTTTTAATAATATCTTTTAGTACATTTGGAATAGGATGTAGTACAAAACCAAGTGACGAAAAAGAAGAAATTACAAATAATGAAGGTTCTGTTACAAATGATTGGAGAAAAGAATCTTATATAAATGGTATTCTTTATCAATTATCAGCCGAAGTTAAAGGTTTACAATATCAAGCATTTAAGCTTGCAACCTTACAGCTTGATAAAAGAATTGCTGAAAGAGAAGCTGGTATGTATAAAAAACCACTTGCTATAATTTCAGATATTGATGATACGTTAGCTTCAGACTGTAATTATATTGCTGGAATAGTAATGCAGGATGAAAAATGGGACAATGGTCCTTGGGATGGTTACTATGATTCAATTGCTTCTACTTCAAATGTTGCACTACCAGGTGCTGTTGAATTTATGAACTATGCAGCTAAAAATGGCATAGAAACATTCTATGTTACTAATAGAGAACATAATCAGCTTGATTTATCAGTAGCTCAACTTGAGCATTTAGGTTTCCCTAATGCCGATAAAGAACACGTTCAAGTTTGTAACGAAAATGGCTCTTCAGATAAAACAGAAAGAAGAGAAAATATTCTTAAGGATTATGAAGTTGTTATGTATTTAGGAGATAATATTGGTGACTTCACAGAAGATTTTGCAAGAGAATTAGGTACAGTAAATAGAAATGAACTTGCTTCTGATCCTAAATATAAAGATCTTTGGGGAGATAAATGGATAGTACTACCAAATTCAACTTATGGAAACTACGTTGGATCAGTATGGGATAACAAAAAAGATTTAACTGAAGCTGAAAAAGTTAAAGCTATTAAAGAAGTCTTAGATAATTATAGTTATACAAATACTGATAAATATGAAAAATGGTATAAACCTGTAAATTAAACTGGTTTTATATAAAAGTAGTATTTGTAGTAATGATATTTGATTTAAAGACATAAAAAAGTAAAGAGGTTTTGAGCCTCTTTACTTTTTTATGAAAAAATTTTATAAAATTGCAAGTTCATTTTCCTTATCAAAAATATGAATAGCCTTAGTATCCATTGCAAACTTAGCTGTTTGATCTGTTTGTAATGCTGTGCTTCCATTTACTCTAACTGTCATTGAAGTGCCATCTTTAGTTATATAGATATAACTTTCTGCACCCATAAGTTCTGTAACTTCAACTTTAGCTTCAAATACACCATTTGGATTTGCTGTTATATATTCTTTATCATCATACATATCTTCTGGTCTTATTCCTAATACTACAGTCTTTCCAACATATCCTTTAGCTTTAACTATTTTAGCCTTATCTTCTGGAAGTTCTATGGATTCATCTCCAAAGTTTAATGATAACTTTCCATCCTTTTCAATTACAGTTGCATCCATAAAGTTCATTTGAGGACTTCCTATAAATCCTGCAACAAACATATTAACTGGATTAGCATATATTTCTTGTGGACTCGCTACTTGTTGAACAACCCCATTCTTCATAACAACAATTCTTGTACCCATTGTCATAGCTTCTGTTTGGTCATGTGTTACATATATAAATGTAGTTTGTAACTTTTGATGAAGTTTAGCTATTTCTGTTCTCATTTGAACTCTTAGCTTAGCATCAAGGTTTGATAAAGGCTCATCCATTAAGAATACTTTAGGTTCTCTAACTATAGCTCTTCCTAAAGCAACTCTTTGTCTTTGACCTCCTGATAAAGCCTTTGGTTTTCTATCTAATAAATGTTCTATATCAAGTATTCTAGCCGCTTCTCTAACTTTAACATCTATTTCTGCCTTTGGCATTTTTCTAAGTTTTAATCCAAATGACATATTTTCATATACTGTCATATGTGGGTATAATGCATAGTTTTGGAAAACCATTGCTATATCTCTATCTGTTGGTGGTACATCATTTACTAATTTATTATCTATATATAATTCACCTTTTGATATCTCTTCTAATCCAGCAATCATTCTTAAAGTTGTTGATTTACCACAACCTGATGGTCCTACAAAAACTATAAATTCTTTATCTTCTATTTCTAAGTTAAAATCCTTAACTGCTGTAACATCTCCTGGATATATTTTATAAATGTTCTTTAATGATAAATTTGCCATTTTTCTTCCCCCTCAAATTTCCCTCTTTATTAAGATTAAAGTTCATAACTTCTAACTGTCTTTATTGTAACCCTTTTCTATTTTTCAGTCTATTCACATTATTCACAAAAACCTTTGCACTTATTTGTGCAAAATGTATATAAGTTATAAAACAAAAAGGAAGCCCTAAAGCTTCCCTTTAATTTATCTTTCCCATGGTTTTGAGTTTAAATACTCTATAAATGGTTCTCTTAATTCTTCTCTCTTTAATGCATATTCAACTGTTGCTTGTAAGAAACCTAACTTGTCTCCAACATCGTATCTTCTTCCTTCAAAGTTATATGCATACATAGCTTCATTTTCAATTAAAGTTTTTAAAGCATCTGTTAATTGAATTTCATTTCCTTTACCAGGCTTAGTACTTTCTAATATTTCAAATATTTTAGGAGTTATTATATATCTACCTAAAATAGCTACATTACTTGGTGCTTCTTCTATAGCTGGTTTTTCAACTAAGTCTTTAACTTTATATACTCTGTCTTCTATATGAATACCATTAACTATTCCATACTTATTAACATCTTCAGGATTTACTGTTTGAACTCCTAATATTGATGTTTTATATTCGCTATAACAATCCATTAATTGCTTTAAACATGGTTTTTGTGAATCTACAACATCATCTCCAAGTAATACTGCAAAAGGCTCATCCCCTACAAAGGCTTTAGCACAATAAATTGCATGACCTAATCCTCTTGGTTCCTTTTGTCTTATATAATGTATATCTACCATGTCTGATATATCTCTAACTAGTTCTAATAATTCTTCTTTATGATTTTTAGCTAGTTCCATTTCTAATTCTACAGATTTATCAAAATGGTCTTCTATACATTTTTTATTTCTTCCTGT from Clostridium chauvoei encodes:
- a CDS encoding endospore germination permease, producing the protein MNKLSSKHFVLFIIGVTFISIKTYPSLFINIGGRDAWLCALIASLVFMAYVYYITGICKSTNTFDINLIFTSSVSKFLGNILLFIFAINLFLSALESASVEANALHSTFFIETPVWYALIFFLLPSIFLLNKNIRTIIIFTLVSVGFLVVNSITFILLTQGYKNMDYVLPVLGNGLNKDFFITIALMLGSLSSFAVAIPFMNYMIKREHVKTHSFYASSITSIIIVVSILGIITCFGPLRSGNIFYPEFVLGQRIQIGGFLEFGELFFLFQTVVGFFLKYLLATYGILLIYSKFFSNKKLFIIIYTFLMFVFASFIGRSNFILFELLNYYQVINLIGFFVIPLIVFTIYYLRFKSKCKIKSSK
- the galU gene encoding UTP--glucose-1-phosphate uridylyltransferase GalU, with the protein product MKVKKAIIPAAGLGTRFLPATKAQPKEMLPIVDKPTIQYIIEEAIESGIEEILIITGRNKKCIEDHFDKSVELEMELAKNHKEELLELVRDISDMVDIHYIRQKEPRGLGHAIYCAKAFVGDEPFAVLLGDDVVDSQKPCLKQLMDCYSEYKTSILGVQTVNPEDVNKYGIVNGIHIEDRVYKVKDLVEKPAIEEAPSNVAILGRYIITPKIFEILESTKPGKGNEIQLTDALKTLIENEAMYAYNFEGRRYDVGDKLGFLQATVEYALKREELREPFIEYLNSKPWER
- the trpS gene encoding tryptophan--tRNA ligase, whose protein sequence is MENNTSEKKKVIFSGIQPSGDLTLGNYLGAIKNWVSLQDEFDCYFCVVDLHAITVKQEPKDLRRRTLELLAIYIASGIVPEKNTLFIQSHVPAHSECSWLLTCNTYMGELGRMTQYKDKSKKYGDSIGAGLFNYPVLMAADILLYNTDLVPVGQDQKQHLELARDIASRFNNTYSPTFKIPEPYIPKLGAKVMSLQDPSKKMSKSDENPNSYILIMDPPEVIRKKVSRAVTDSIGIVNYCDEQPGVKNLINILCATKGSTPEELVEYYKGKGYADLKNDVAEAIIAELEPVQNKVKDILTDKKYLEEIYKLGAEKASYNANKILRKMQKKIGFIPR
- a CDS encoding ABC transporter ATP-binding protein, encoding MANLSLKNIYKIYPGDVTAVKDFNLEIEDKEFIVFVGPSGCGKSTTLRMIAGLEEISKGELYIDNKLVNDVPPTDRDIAMVFQNYALYPHMTVYENMSFGLKLRKMPKAEIDVKVREAARILDIEHLLDRKPKALSGGQRQRVALGRAIVREPKVFLMDEPLSNLDAKLRVQMRTEIAKLHQKLQTTFIYVTHDQTEAMTMGTRIVVMKNGVVQQVASPQEIYANPVNMFVAGFIGSPQMNFMDATVIEKDGKLSLNFGDESIELPEDKAKIVKAKGYVGKTVVLGIRPEDMYDDKEYITANPNGVFEAKVEVTELMGAESYIYITKDGTSMTVRVNGSTALQTDQTAKFAMDTKAIHIFDKENELAIL
- a CDS encoding zinc-ribbon domain-containing protein, whose translation is MEDKKIICKDCGKEFVFTVGEQEFYKEKGFDNEPVRCIDCRRARKAQNNRR
- a CDS encoding Ger(x)C family spore germination protein, which translates into the protein MKVKKISKCIIILLIPLLLGGCFSYQDINKVTFSTSIIFDTDDFGNAVVYLDCIKPYRSTNESSDKGRRIIYKGIGKTALEALKDINLASSFELNYSQNRAYIFTEKAARSGIRNYLDLINNNQEFQIKPSVFVYFGDVEDLLKVTSSDEEYLGLYLEDLVSKNRKNPRAMQININDYLSTSLMANNTNVTGAIEIKEDALDKKIEISGGCVFKDDVLVERIELKDALSYNLLTDNVRGGTLEMSNPQSPEDFITLEILQSKTRSDLKYDGNKINLVKNIEMKVSLGEAQGKLRVDNELLNYIKAKKEEEIKRHLDYIFKKYQKKDLDVFYIERLLEINYPKEKIEDPMKITDLEIHVQLTIDGTEIVRDSL
- a CDS encoding 5'-nucleotidase, lipoprotein e(P4) family; translation: MLKKYGHGFKFLLATFLIISFSTFGIGCSTKPSDEKEEITNNEGSVTNDWRKESYINGILYQLSAEVKGLQYQAFKLATLQLDKRIAEREAGMYKKPLAIISDIDDTLASDCNYIAGIVMQDEKWDNGPWDGYYDSIASTSNVALPGAVEFMNYAAKNGIETFYVTNREHNQLDLSVAQLEHLGFPNADKEHVQVCNENGSSDKTERRENILKDYEVVMYLGDNIGDFTEDFARELGTVNRNELASDPKYKDLWGDKWIVLPNSTYGNYVGSVWDNKKDLTEAEKVKAIKEVLDNYSYTNTDKYEKWYKPVN
- a CDS encoding spore germination protein encodes the protein MNNLDYVKEKLKNSFDVKYRSIQTVLGKATIVFIDDLCNSELISDNVVFPLRGFGEIKPSNGKITTLQQVIDNVLNINAAGIAKDKDDAITHVLSGDPIVIFDEFDEIIYVEAKGFPVRGVGTPETESVLKGPREGFNELIVNNVALIRRRIKNPNLKFEAIIVGEKSQTAVAVSYIDGVAPKELINEIKEKVKNLDIRFILDTNYIEDALKRQKSFFDTVGYTEKPDEVAAKLLEGRVAVIVDGTPFVLTVPYFFLENFQMPDDYYVNRYYTNFNRILRWMAFFVAALLPGLYVALITYHFSMIPSLFMFRLAVSRAGVPFPTFVEVILMMLAFQFIKEAGLRLPQPIGGAMSIVSALILGDAVVGAGIASRITIIVVALSTLSYFLIPKLYGAVSFWAIILVVFSALFGIPGFLCGALLLLMQLSELETVGYPFLFPIGSVNEYKFKDVVLRGELSRISQNIIKRGKADESKENK